A window from Bacillota bacterium encodes these proteins:
- the frr gene encoding ribosome recycling factor: MTGDERAKAEQRMKEIVEATRREFAQIRTGRANPALLDRVTVEAYGDVYPINQLASISVPEARLLVIQPWDRKVLPNIERAILKSDLGLTPVSDGSVLRITIPSLTEERRRDLVKVAKKVAEDMRVAIRNARREAIDALRAKQKNKEITEDDLKKGQEDIQKLTDRFIAEIDALLEAKEAEIMEV, encoded by the coding sequence ATGACAGGCGATGAACGCGCCAAGGCCGAGCAAAGGATGAAGGAGATAGTGGAGGCGACGCGGCGGGAGTTCGCGCAGATCCGGACGGGCAGAGCCAATCCTGCCCTGCTCGACAGGGTAACCGTCGAGGCTTACGGTGACGTGTACCCCATCAACCAGCTCGCCAGCATCTCTGTGCCCGAGGCGAGGCTTCTCGTCATCCAGCCATGGGACCGGAAAGTGCTTCCCAACATCGAGCGGGCGATCTTGAAGTCTGACCTTGGCCTGACCCCGGTGAGCGATGGGTCTGTTCTCCGAATAACCATACCTTCGTTGACGGAGGAAAGACGCAGAGACCTCGTGAAGGTCGCGAAAAAGGTCGCGGAGGACATGAGGGTTGCGATCCGCAACGCGAGGCGGGAGGCCATAGATGCTCTGCGGGCGAAGCAGAAGAACAAGGAGATAACCGAGGACGACCTCAAGAAAGGGCAGGAGGACATCCAAAAGCTCACCGACAGGTTCATAGCGGAGATCGATGCTCTCCTCGAGGCCAAGGAGGCCGAGATCATGGAAGTCTGA
- a CDS encoding valine--tRNA ligase: MNDAGGLAPRYNPLEIEGEIYEKWLRGGYFHQEVDPSRKAFCIVIPPPNVTGSLHIGHALDNTLQDILVRWHRMMGDNTVWIPGTDHAGIATQVKVEAVLAKEGLSRHDLGREEFLRRVWQWKEKYGGTIRGQLQRLGASCDWQRERFTMDEGLSRAVRQVFVRLYEKGLIYRGTYIINWCPRCRTSLSDLEVEHEDTKGALYHIKYPLAGEDGHITVATTRPETMLGDTAVAVNPDDLRYAHLVGKRVVLPIMGREIPIIADEHADPKFGTGAVKVTPAHDPNDFEIGLRHNLPAIKVIGEDGTMTKEAGKYEGLDRYVCRDKVVEELASLGLLVKVEEHEHAVGHCQRCNSVVEPMISRQWFVRMKPLAKPAIDAVRDGRIRFVPERFAKVYLNWMENVHDWCISRQLWWGHRIPVWYCGECGEATAASEEPSACPKCGSTRLEQDPDVLDTWFSSALWPFSTMGWPEDTPELRHFYPTSVLVTAYDIIFFWVARMIFMGLEFMGEVPFRDVFIHGLVRAASGKKMSKSLGTGVDPLEVVDRYGADVLRFTLVSGNTPGNDMRFREERLEASRNFANKLWNAARFVLMNLHGFDPADVRERDLDLLPQDRWIRSRANRVTKEVDSHLRAYEIGEAARALYDFTWDEFCDWYIEVSKARLYGDDGRACTTTRYVLWETLGKIVRLLHPFMPFVTEAIWQRLPGAGESVMVADWPGFEERLDDPDAEAEMTTLMDVTRAIRNIRSEMNVPPQKKIDAIVVATDRTAETLKTGEELVVRLAGLRRLDVEERLERKPEKAAHGVVTGAEVYVPLGGVIDLDVEMRRLEKELRATEAALEAAERKLSNPGFVEKASEDVVERERARREEYAEKRARLAARLADLRG, from the coding sequence GTGAACGACGCCGGCGGGCTCGCACCGAGATACAACCCTCTCGAGATCGAGGGGGAGATCTACGAGAAGTGGCTCCGCGGCGGTTATTTCCATCAGGAGGTTGACCCATCTCGGAAGGCGTTCTGCATTGTGATCCCGCCGCCGAATGTCACCGGGTCCCTCCATATCGGGCATGCCCTTGACAATACACTCCAGGACATCCTGGTGCGCTGGCACAGGATGATGGGGGACAACACCGTGTGGATCCCGGGCACGGACCACGCCGGGATCGCCACCCAGGTGAAGGTCGAGGCCGTGCTGGCCAAGGAGGGTCTCTCCAGACACGACCTCGGGCGCGAGGAATTCCTCCGGCGTGTCTGGCAGTGGAAGGAAAAGTACGGCGGGACCATTCGCGGCCAGCTCCAACGCTTGGGCGCGTCTTGTGACTGGCAGCGGGAGAGGTTCACTATGGACGAGGGCCTCTCGCGCGCAGTCCGCCAGGTGTTCGTGCGGCTTTATGAGAAGGGCCTCATATACAGAGGCACGTACATCATCAACTGGTGCCCCAGGTGCCGCACTTCCCTTTCAGACCTCGAGGTCGAGCACGAGGATACCAAGGGAGCCCTCTATCACATCAAATACCCGTTAGCAGGCGAGGACGGCCACATCACGGTGGCTACCACTCGTCCGGAGACGATGCTTGGGGACACCGCGGTGGCGGTGAACCCCGACGACCTTCGATACGCTCATCTCGTGGGGAAACGGGTCGTGCTGCCCATAATGGGCCGGGAGATCCCCATCATCGCTGACGAGCACGCGGACCCCAAGTTCGGCACGGGCGCCGTGAAGGTCACGCCCGCTCACGACCCGAATGACTTCGAGATCGGGCTGCGACACAACCTGCCGGCCATAAAGGTCATTGGCGAGGACGGCACCATGACGAAAGAGGCAGGCAAGTACGAGGGCCTTGACAGGTACGTGTGCCGCGACAAGGTCGTGGAGGAGCTCGCGTCCCTTGGCCTGCTTGTCAAGGTGGAGGAGCACGAGCACGCGGTGGGCCACTGCCAAAGGTGCAACTCCGTGGTCGAGCCCATGATATCGCGACAATGGTTCGTGAGAATGAAGCCCCTTGCCAAGCCGGCGATCGATGCGGTGCGCGACGGGCGCATCAGGTTCGTCCCGGAGCGCTTCGCCAAGGTTTACCTGAACTGGATGGAGAACGTGCACGACTGGTGCATCTCAAGACAACTGTGGTGGGGCCATCGAATTCCCGTGTGGTACTGCGGAGAGTGCGGTGAGGCGACCGCTGCGAGCGAAGAGCCGTCGGCCTGCCCAAAATGCGGCAGCACGCGGCTGGAACAGGATCCCGACGTGCTTGACACGTGGTTCTCCTCGGCGTTGTGGCCGTTTTCAACCATGGGATGGCCTGAGGACACGCCCGAACTTCGGCACTTCTATCCGACGTCTGTGCTTGTGACCGCGTACGACATCATCTTCTTCTGGGTCGCGCGGATGATATTCATGGGCCTCGAGTTCATGGGCGAGGTGCCGTTCCGCGACGTGTTCATTCATGGGCTCGTAAGGGCTGCGAGCGGCAAGAAAATGAGCAAGTCCCTGGGCACCGGCGTGGACCCACTTGAGGTGGTGGACAGGTACGGGGCTGACGTCCTGAGGTTTACCCTGGTGAGCGGCAACACCCCTGGGAACGACATGAGGTTCCGCGAGGAGCGGCTGGAGGCGAGCCGGAACTTCGCCAACAAGCTCTGGAACGCCGCGCGGTTTGTTCTCATGAATCTTCACGGGTTCGATCCTGCGGACGTCAGGGAGCGCGACCTCGACCTTCTGCCTCAGGACAGGTGGATCCGGAGCAGGGCGAACAGAGTGACCAAAGAGGTGGATTCGCACCTCCGCGCGTACGAGATCGGGGAGGCCGCGCGTGCCCTGTACGATTTCACGTGGGACGAGTTCTGCGACTGGTACATCGAGGTCTCCAAGGCACGTCTCTACGGAGACGATGGGCGAGCCTGCACGACGACCAGGTACGTGCTCTGGGAGACCCTTGGCAAGATCGTCAGGCTCCTCCACCCGTTCATGCCCTTCGTCACGGAGGCGATCTGGCAGCGCCTACCCGGCGCGGGAGAGAGCGTCATGGTGGCAGACTGGCCCGGGTTCGAGGAGAGGCTGGACGACCCCGATGCCGAGGCGGAAATGACCACGCTCATGGATGTTACGCGCGCCATCCGCAACATAAGGTCTGAGATGAACGTTCCTCCCCAGAAAAAGATCGATGCGATCGTGGTCGCTACTGACAGGACGGCGGAGACGTTGAAGACCGGCGAAGAGCTCGTGGTGCGGTTGGCGGGGCTTAGACGCCTGGACGTCGAGGAGCGGCTCGAACGCAAGCCCGAGAAGGCAGCCCACGGCGTGGTCACGGGCGCCGAGGTCTACGTTCCCCTCGGGGGTGTGATCGATCTTGACGTTGAGATGAGGCGCCTGGAAAAGGAGCTCAGGGCCACCGAGGCCGCGCTCGAGGCCGCGGAGCGCAAGCTCTCGAACCCCGGGTTCGTCGAGAAGGCCTCGGAGGACGTGGTCGAGCGTGAGCGGGCGAGGCGGGAGGAATATGCCGAAAAGCGGGCGCGTCTCGCGGCAAGGCTCGCGGACCTTCGGGGCTGA
- a CDS encoding glycosyltransferase family 2 protein encodes MQDVMQDVRKTASVAVIIPAYNEASRIGPVISAVTRARYVSEVIVVSDGSTDGTAETARSFGVRVIELERNVGKGGAMKAGLDATAAEVVAFIDADLVGLTPDHVDELIRPVVLGEADATLGVFSGGRSSTTLAQKLTPGLSGQRAVRAALVRDIPMEGARFGIEVVLNKHLASRGARVKRVTLHGVSQVMKEEKRGRLEGFAARLRMYWEIVSHMKG; translated from the coding sequence ATGCAGGACGTCATGCAGGACGTGCGGAAGACGGCGAGCGTCGCGGTGATCATACCTGCGTACAACGAAGCGTCCCGCATCGGCCCAGTCATTTCGGCAGTAACCAGGGCGAGGTATGTCTCGGAGGTCATCGTTGTGAGCGATGGGTCGACCGACGGCACTGCCGAGACTGCCCGGTCGTTTGGCGTGAGGGTGATTGAGCTCGAACGCAACGTGGGAAAGGGCGGGGCGATGAAGGCAGGGCTCGATGCGACGGCAGCTGAGGTCGTGGCGTTCATCGACGCTGACCTCGTTGGGCTCACTCCGGACCACGTAGATGAGCTGATACGCCCGGTGGTTTTGGGCGAGGCCGATGCCACGCTGGGCGTGTTCTCAGGCGGAAGGAGCTCGACCACGCTTGCGCAGAAGCTCACCCCGGGGTTGTCCGGGCAGCGCGCGGTGAGGGCGGCGCTTGTGAGGGATATCCCCATGGAAGGAGCCCGGTTCGGGATCGAGGTCGTCCTCAACAAGCACCTTGCTTCGCGGGGTGCGAGAGTCAAGCGCGTGACCTTGCACGGAGTCTCGCAGGTGATGAAGGAGGAGAAGCGCGGGCGGCTGGAAGGCTTCGCGGCGCGCCTCCGGATGTACTGGGAGATCGTGAGCCACATGAAAGGCTGA
- the uppS gene encoding di-trans,poly-cis-decaprenylcistransferase, giving the protein MDGNGRWATRRNLPRWAGHRAGAERAEDVVRAASETGIEIVTLYVFSTENWKRPAEEVDNLMNLLVEMFEKRLEALIDFGARIRVIGAREGLPPKVVRAIEHVEDATRQSGGILVNLAINYGGRDEIVRAARRLAEEVASGLLDPSDIDGRALESRLYTAGLPDPDLLIRTGGEMRISNFLLWQVAYAELYVTPVLWPDFTRHEFVKAIRAYEARARRFGGI; this is encoded by the coding sequence ATGGATGGAAATGGCAGGTGGGCGACGAGACGCAATCTCCCGAGGTGGGCAGGGCATAGGGCCGGCGCGGAGAGAGCTGAAGATGTGGTGAGGGCCGCCTCCGAAACGGGCATCGAGATCGTGACGCTGTACGTTTTCTCCACGGAAAACTGGAAGCGCCCCGCGGAGGAAGTGGACAACCTGATGAATCTCCTCGTGGAGATGTTCGAGAAGAGGCTCGAGGCCCTCATTGATTTCGGTGCGCGCATTCGCGTGATCGGAGCTCGGGAAGGGTTGCCCCCAAAGGTGGTGCGCGCGATAGAGCACGTCGAGGACGCGACCAGGCAGAGCGGCGGCATTCTCGTGAACCTTGCCATCAACTATGGCGGGCGCGACGAAATCGTCAGGGCAGCGAGGCGATTGGCCGAGGAAGTCGCCTCAGGGCTTCTCGACCCAAGCGACATCGATGGGCGTGCCCTTGAGTCCCGGCTGTACACTGCCGGCTTGCCTGACCCTGACTTGCTCATTAGGACGGGAGGAGAGATGCGGATCTCCAACTTCCTCCTTTGGCAGGTTGCGTACGCTGAGTTGTACGTAACCCCGGTGCTGTGGCCAGATTTCACCCGGCACGAGTTCGTGAAGGCCATTCGGGCGTACGAAGCCCGCGCTCGCAGATTCGGGGGCATCTAG
- a CDS encoding UMP kinase: MGDTGGGPRFKRVVLKLSGEALAGSRGFGIDLDVVNHIAGEIREIHELGVQVAVVVGGGNIWRGVQAQKAGMDRATADYMGMLATIINAMSLQDSLEKLGVDTRVQTAIEMREIAEPYIRRRAIRHLEKGRVVIFAGGTGNPYFSTDTAAALRAAEIEAEVILMAKRVDGVYDSDPRSNPSAKRFARLTYRDVINQGLGVMDSTAASLCMDNGIPIVVFNLTKKGNVKRAVLGEEIGTQVGGEQHDRR; encoded by the coding sequence ATGGGCGACACTGGGGGAGGCCCTCGGTTCAAGAGGGTCGTGCTGAAGCTGTCGGGAGAGGCTCTAGCAGGGTCCCGGGGCTTTGGAATCGACCTTGATGTGGTGAACCACATCGCCGGGGAGATCAGAGAGATACATGAGCTCGGCGTGCAGGTTGCCGTGGTGGTCGGCGGTGGGAACATATGGCGCGGCGTCCAGGCTCAGAAAGCCGGGATGGATCGTGCCACCGCCGACTATATGGGAATGCTCGCCACCATAATAAACGCGATGTCTCTTCAAGACTCCCTTGAAAAGCTTGGGGTTGACACGCGCGTTCAAACCGCGATCGAGATGCGCGAGATCGCCGAACCGTACATCCGGAGGCGCGCGATCAGGCACCTCGAAAAGGGCCGGGTGGTGATTTTCGCAGGCGGAACGGGCAACCCGTACTTCTCGACTGACACGGCGGCGGCATTGCGGGCGGCCGAGATCGAGGCCGAGGTAATCCTGATGGCGAAGAGGGTAGACGGGGTCTACGATTCCGACCCCCGCTCGAACCCCTCGGCGAAGCGCTTCGCGCGCCTGACCTATAGAGATGTCATCAACCAAGGGCTAGGCGTGATGGACTCCACGGCAGCCTCGCTCTGCATGGACAACGGCATCCCAATCGTCGTCTTCAACCTGACAAAGAAGGGCAACGTCAAGAGGGCGGTCCTCGGTGAGGAGATAGGTACTCAGGTCGGGGGGGAGCAGCATGACAGGCGATGA
- a CDS encoding phosphatidate cytidylyltransferase produces MRERVLSALIAVPVVVAVVVVGGPWLALMVVAVGIWGVLEFYRLARSAGLKPARAVGVLGVVAFAAAGYTGSSIAVGAVLAGMVIASLVFQTLELGRESAIANPAVTVFGAAYIGWAVGLILLLREVGGASAGLGHVMTVLLTVWANDIGAYFVGSAFGRHKLMPEVSPNKSVEGALAGLAAGVCVGVGARALGVALGWWPQVPTAHAVALSLAVGLAGQAGDLAESAMKRNAHVKDSGTFLPGHGGVLDRIDSVLFAIPVAYYYVTAFHM; encoded by the coding sequence GTGCGGGAGAGGGTCTTGAGCGCGCTCATCGCGGTGCCGGTGGTGGTGGCCGTAGTCGTGGTGGGCGGGCCGTGGCTCGCGTTGATGGTCGTGGCCGTGGGCATCTGGGGCGTTCTGGAGTTTTACAGGCTTGCCAGGTCCGCGGGCCTCAAGCCGGCGCGAGCCGTGGGGGTCTTGGGAGTGGTGGCGTTTGCTGCCGCAGGCTACACGGGTTCGAGCATAGCGGTCGGGGCGGTCCTGGCCGGGATGGTGATAGCGAGCCTTGTCTTTCAGACCCTTGAGCTTGGACGCGAGTCGGCAATTGCAAACCCGGCCGTGACAGTGTTCGGCGCGGCCTACATCGGGTGGGCTGTGGGCCTCATCCTTCTCTTGCGAGAGGTGGGCGGGGCGTCGGCCGGCCTTGGGCATGTCATGACCGTCCTCCTGACCGTCTGGGCCAACGACATCGGGGCATACTTTGTCGGAAGCGCGTTCGGAAGGCACAAGCTCATGCCGGAAGTGAGTCCCAACAAGAGCGTGGAAGGCGCTCTGGCAGGCCTCGCGGCGGGAGTGTGCGTGGGCGTGGGAGCGAGGGCGCTCGGGGTGGCCCTCGGGTGGTGGCCCCAGGTGCCGACCGCGCACGCGGTGGCGCTTTCCCTAGCGGTTGGGCTGGCCGGCCAAGCAGGGGACCTTGCTGAGTCCGCCATGAAACGGAACGCTCACGTGAAGGATTCAGGCACCTTCTTGCCAGGGCACGGCGGCGTGCTTGACAGAATTGACAGTGTGTTGTTTGCTATTCCCGTAGCGTACTATTACGTAACGGCTTTTCATATGTGA
- the rseP gene encoding RIP metalloprotease RseP: protein MVETVVVTVVAFAFVFATFALSHELGHFIVGKAAGVKVYEFAVGFGPLVWRRKRGETAYSLRALPLGAFVKFAGLDRPDDPQDDVDASDPRSFRAKPLRWRIATILAGPFMNFVMAFLLFSVVFVAAGVPVAVVSEVYPGMPAQAAGLRAGDKVVAVGGTATETVAEVRDAISANPGKPIDITVERDGARVTLQVTPSKDPETGQGMIGVLLSEPWQRASVFRALRAGATFTVDISKGLLVMLGRMITGRVKPEVAGPIGIAQAVSQTARLGMVNLLYLAALLNVNLGLLNLLPIPVLDGGWIVLLGIEALRRRPLNEEQEAFARMVGMAILALLIAFATFSDIARLGTRLG, encoded by the coding sequence GTGGTTGAAACCGTTGTCGTTACGGTGGTCGCATTTGCATTTGTCTTCGCGACATTTGCCTTGTCCCACGAGCTCGGACATTTCATCGTAGGCAAGGCCGCGGGGGTGAAAGTGTACGAGTTCGCCGTGGGCTTCGGCCCGTTGGTGTGGCGGAGGAAGCGCGGTGAGACAGCGTATTCCCTGCGGGCGCTGCCTCTCGGCGCCTTTGTGAAGTTCGCTGGCCTGGACCGCCCTGACGACCCCCAAGACGATGTGGACGCGAGCGACCCCAGGAGCTTCAGGGCGAAACCTCTCAGATGGAGGATAGCGACGATCCTTGCCGGCCCGTTCATGAACTTCGTGATGGCCTTCCTCCTTTTCAGTGTGGTCTTTGTGGCGGCGGGCGTTCCAGTGGCGGTTGTGTCCGAGGTGTACCCGGGCATGCCTGCCCAAGCCGCGGGCCTGCGGGCAGGCGACAAGGTGGTGGCGGTGGGAGGGACCGCCACTGAGACGGTGGCAGAGGTCAGGGACGCTATCTCGGCCAACCCGGGGAAACCCATCGACATCACGGTTGAGCGCGATGGGGCGCGGGTGACGCTCCAGGTGACGCCGTCCAAGGATCCTGAGACAGGCCAGGGCATGATCGGAGTGTTGCTCTCGGAGCCGTGGCAGCGAGCCAGCGTGTTCCGTGCGCTTCGCGCCGGGGCGACGTTCACCGTGGACATCTCAAAAGGCCTGCTCGTAATGCTGGGCCGGATGATCACGGGACGGGTGAAGCCTGAGGTGGCGGGACCGATCGGCATAGCGCAAGCTGTGAGCCAGACAGCCCGGCTTGGAATGGTGAACCTCTTGTATCTGGCGGCGCTTCTCAACGTGAACCTCGGGCTCCTCAACCTCCTTCCGATACCGGTCTTGGACGGCGGTTGGATCGTGCTTCTAGGTATCGAGGCGCTGCGGAGGCGGCCGCTCAACGAGGAGCAGGAAGCGTTCGCACGAATGGTCGGCATGGCCATCCTGGCGTTGCTGATCGCGTTCGCGACGTTCTCGGACATCGCGCGGCTCGGCACGCGGCTAGGGTAG
- the ispG gene encoding flavodoxin-dependent (E)-4-hydroxy-3-methylbut-2-enyl-diphosphate synthase has protein sequence MLERRKSRGVVVGGIRIGAGAPVTVQSMTKTDTRDVEATVRQLHSLAEAGCEIARCAIPDAAAAEAFAEIKRRSPLPLVADIHFDYRLALAALAAGADKLRINPGNIGGRERVREVARAAKERGVPIRVGVNAGSLERDLLARYGAPCAEALVESAKRNAALLEDEGFGDIVVSIKASDVATTVQAYEAISRETDYPLHVGLTEAGSPRSGTIKSAVAIGALLLEGIGDTIRVSLTAEPEEEVRVARDILSSVGVRRFGVEVVSCPTCGRCHGDLLRMVREVEARVAAIDAPLRVAVMGCEVNGPGEAREADVGVALGEGAGLLFSHGKPVARVPHDEIVSRLVEEIFKLTQRERD, from the coding sequence ATGTTGGAGAGACGGAAAAGCCGAGGGGTCGTGGTGGGCGGCATCAGGATCGGCGCAGGCGCGCCCGTCACGGTGCAGTCGATGACGAAGACCGATACCCGTGACGTGGAGGCGACCGTGCGCCAGCTGCACAGCCTCGCGGAGGCGGGCTGCGAGATCGCACGGTGCGCGATCCCCGATGCCGCTGCGGCAGAGGCGTTTGCGGAGATAAAGAGGAGATCGCCGCTGCCTCTCGTGGCGGACATTCATTTCGACTACAGGTTGGCCCTCGCGGCGCTGGCCGCTGGTGCCGACAAGCTGCGCATAAACCCGGGCAACATCGGGGGCAGGGAGAGGGTCAGGGAGGTCGCGAGGGCTGCGAAAGAGCGAGGCGTGCCCATCAGGGTAGGCGTGAACGCGGGGTCGCTCGAGAGGGACTTGCTCGCAAGATACGGGGCGCCCTGCGCGGAGGCATTGGTGGAGAGCGCGAAGCGGAACGCGGCCCTGCTCGAGGACGAGGGGTTCGGCGACATCGTCGTATCCATAAAGGCCTCCGACGTGGCCACCACTGTGCAAGCGTACGAGGCCATCTCGAGGGAGACCGACTATCCGCTCCACGTTGGCCTCACCGAGGCTGGCAGCCCGAGGTCGGGCACGATCAAGAGCGCCGTGGCCATCGGCGCGCTGCTGCTGGAGGGGATCGGCGACACGATCCGCGTCTCCCTCACCGCGGAGCCCGAGGAGGAAGTGAGGGTCGCGAGGGACATTCTCTCGTCCGTGGGGGTCCGCCGGTTCGGCGTGGAGGTGGTATCCTGTCCCACCTGCGGCCGGTGCCACGGGGATTTGTTGCGCATGGTCCGCGAGGTTGAGGCAAGGGTGGCGGCAATCGACGCTCCTCTTAGAGTTGCGGTTATGGGCTGCGAGGTCAACGGGCCCGGCGAAGCGCGTGAGGCTGACGTCGGGGTCGCCTTGGGCGAGGGCGCCGGTCTTCTCTTCTCCCACGGGAAGCCGGTTGCGCGGGTGCCCCACGACGAGATCGTGTCCAGGCTCGTCGAAGAGATATTCAAGCTCACCCAAAGGGAGCGAGACTGA
- a CDS encoding 1-deoxy-D-xylulose-5-phosphate reductoisomerase, whose translation MQRGLAVLGSTGSIGTQALEVAGWLGDFVRVVGLAAGQNIDLLETQIRRWTPSIVGVVDEDAARALRERLRGGGFHVEVVSGPRAAERVATHPEADVVLSAIVGIAGLVPTLAAVALGKTVALANKETLVAAGRLVMEQAASHGARIVPVDSEHSAIFQCLAGRDASEVARLILTASGGPFRTLDEGELANVRPEQALRHPTWSMGAKITVDSATLMNKALEVIEARWLFGVDPDRIDVVIHPQSIVHSMVELVDGSIIAQLGPPDMRLPIQYALTYPARGASRAKTLDVARLGALTFEPPDVRRFPALRLGYEAIRAGRTVPCVLSAANEEAVRFFLEGRIGFMDIPALVEDAMASCDPVEPRTIEDVLEADRWAREHVARRVTRRVAERGGRFSG comes from the coding sequence TTGCAACGTGGTCTCGCGGTCCTGGGGTCCACTGGGTCCATCGGCACCCAAGCTCTGGAGGTCGCAGGGTGGCTCGGCGACTTCGTGCGGGTGGTGGGGCTGGCCGCAGGGCAGAATATCGATCTGCTCGAGACGCAGATCAGGCGGTGGACGCCGTCCATCGTCGGCGTGGTGGACGAGGACGCCGCCCGGGCGCTGCGGGAGCGGCTTCGCGGCGGCGGTTTTCATGTTGAGGTCGTCTCCGGCCCGCGAGCGGCGGAGCGTGTTGCCACGCATCCGGAGGCAGATGTGGTGCTGTCGGCCATCGTGGGCATCGCGGGGCTCGTGCCGACCTTAGCCGCTGTTGCACTGGGCAAGACCGTAGCACTGGCCAACAAGGAAACCCTCGTGGCCGCGGGCAGGCTTGTCATGGAGCAGGCCGCGAGTCACGGGGCGAGGATCGTCCCAGTGGACAGCGAGCACTCTGCCATATTCCAGTGCCTCGCCGGACGCGACGCCTCCGAGGTGGCGAGGCTCATCCTCACCGCGTCAGGCGGGCCGTTCCGCACGCTTGATGAAGGCGAGCTGGCGAATGTCCGACCGGAGCAGGCCCTCCGTCACCCCACGTGGTCCATGGGCGCGAAGATCACCGTCGACTCGGCGACGCTGATGAACAAGGCCCTTGAGGTCATCGAGGCGAGGTGGCTCTTCGGCGTGGATCCTGACAGGATCGACGTTGTGATCCATCCCCAGAGCATCGTGCACTCGATGGTGGAGCTTGTGGACGGGTCGATCATCGCCCAACTCGGCCCGCCCGACATGAGGCTCCCCATCCAATACGCCCTTACATACCCTGCCCGCGGGGCTAGCCGCGCGAAGACGCTCGACGTGGCCCGGCTCGGCGCCTTGACCTTCGAGCCTCCGGATGTGAGGAGGTTTCCCGCGTTGCGTTTGGGATACGAAGCGATACGCGCGGGCCGGACGGTTCCTTGCGTCTTGAGTGCGGCCAATGAGGAGGCAGTCAGGTTCTTCCTGGAGGGCCGGATCGGCTTTATGGACATCCCCGCTCTGGTGGAGGATGCCATGGCGAGCTGCGACCCCGTAGAGCCGCGGACGATCGAGGACGTCCTCGAAGCCGACAGGTGGGCAAGGGAGCATGTCGCACGGCGTGTGACGCGGCGTGTGGCTGAAAGAGGAGGACGCTTCAGTGGTTGA
- a CDS encoding 4Fe-4S binding protein has translation MPHVITDDCTKCGSCAEVCPFEAISEGEDKFVIDPEVCTDCGMCAEECSSGAIVEEE, from the coding sequence TTGCCCCACGTGATCACTGATGACTGCACGAAGTGCGGTTCATGCGCAGAAGTGTGCCCCTTTGAGGCGATTAGCGAGGGAGAGGACAAGTTTGTGATTGACCCTGAGGTCTGCACTGACTGCGGTATGTGCGCTGAGGAGTGCTCCTCGGGCGCGATAGTGGAAGAGGAGTGA
- the ytvI gene encoding sporulation integral membrane protein YtvI, with product MHGLSATWKHFLAWGAVLVGCFLIVKYVLTYFVPFIIAFVIAAIIDPPVEFLVRRTRLSRGGAVLLMLCLLVMVLGVVIVVGVSRIYLEIQELSRALPMYNVSLEEMLSRIVQDVERFYRELPAPVIEAIRNNQYRLYLAIEAILARVTGIVTALPNIGVVLVVSFFAAFFMSRDKKEISDFLVSLTPVRWREKAKAMRAEVMTAALGFIRAQLILIMITTVVSIVGFSIAGTGYAWLLGIICGILDLIPVVGPGTLYVPMIAYYLFKRRLFETVVIAALMAVQFLLRKGAEPRVVGANVGVHPLAILVSVYVGMRLFGASGIIIGPLIVIIVKAIARGGLLPLTPKE from the coding sequence TTGCACGGGCTTTCGGCGACATGGAAGCATTTCCTCGCGTGGGGTGCTGTCCTTGTCGGGTGTTTCCTCATAGTGAAATACGTGCTGACGTATTTCGTGCCGTTCATCATCGCCTTCGTGATCGCGGCGATCATCGACCCGCCGGTCGAGTTTCTCGTGAGACGGACGAGGCTGTCGAGGGGCGGCGCGGTCTTGCTTATGCTTTGCCTCCTCGTGATGGTGCTCGGTGTTGTCATCGTCGTGGGCGTTTCCCGGATCTACCTGGAAATCCAGGAGCTCTCGCGAGCCTTGCCCATGTACAACGTCAGCCTTGAAGAGATGCTCTCAAGGATCGTGCAGGACGTGGAGAGGTTTTACCGCGAGCTTCCCGCGCCCGTGATCGAGGCTATAAGGAACAACCAGTACAGGCTGTACCTCGCTATCGAGGCCATCTTGGCAAGAGTAACGGGGATCGTCACCGCGCTTCCCAACATCGGGGTCGTCCTTGTCGTGAGCTTCTTCGCGGCCTTCTTCATGAGCCGCGACAAGAAAGAGATATCTGACTTCCTTGTGAGCCTGACCCCCGTCAGGTGGCGCGAGAAGGCGAAGGCCATGAGGGCCGAGGTGATGACAGCGGCTCTGGGGTTCATAAGGGCGCAGTTGATCCTGATCATGATCACCACCGTGGTGAGTATCGTCGGGTTCAGCATCGCCGGCACCGGGTACGCGTGGCTCCTTGGCATCATTTGCGGCATCCTCGACCTCATCCCGGTGGTGGGGCCAGGCACGCTCTACGTGCCGATGATCGCATACTATCTCTTCAAGAGGCGGCTCTTCGAGACCGTGGTCATAGCGGCGCTGATGGCCGTGCAGTTTCTGCTGCGCAAGGGCGCGGAGCCGAGAGTGGTCGGCGCCAACGTGGGAGTCCACCCTCTCGCGATCCTCGTGTCTGTGTACGTAGGGATGCGCCTTTTCGGAGCGAGCGGGATAATAATCGGCCCGTTGATCGTTATCATAGTCAAGGCGATAGCGCGCGGAGGCTTGTTACCGCTCACGCCCAAGGAATGA